GCGCCTGTGGATGATCGCGACCAACATCGCTTCTCCGGAAGAACTGGACGCCATGGAGGAAACGGTTCGAAAAGAAGTACTCGAGGGCAAGAAAGCCGCCTGGACGGCCTACCTCGAGCCGATTAAATCCGACGTGGCGTCGTTGCGTGCGGTGTTGGAAGGCTATGCCTCCTATCCGGACGTGCAGGAAGCACTGAAAGAACTGACCTCGATCAAAGAGCCGTTGCGACGCGATGCCCTGGCCACCGCCCGGAAATTGCTGCCGCTGCTCGCTGCCGATGGCCAGCACCAACCGCTTGCGGACTGGATTACCGATTATAAAACACAACACCAAAAACGCTACAGCTCGCACCTGTTTTCGGAATCACCGAACAGCACGCTTTCGGTCGCGGAAGTGCCGGCGACGTATACCCAGGAAGAAGAGGCCGACGGTCGTGTGGTGATCCGCGACAATTTCGATGCCATCCTGGCCAAGCACCCTGATGTATTGATTTTTGGGGAAGATGCCGGAAATATTGGCGACGTGAACCAGGGACTGGAAGGCATGCAACAGAAATACGGCGAAATGCGCGTGTCGGATGCCGGCATTCGCGAAGCGACGATACTCGGGCAAGGGATTGGGATGGCGATGCGTGGCCTCCGCCCTATTGCCGAAATACAGTACCTTGATTACCTTTTGTATGCGTTGCAGATCATGAGTGACGATTTGGCTACGCTGCAATACCGCACCAAAGGACGGCAGAAAGCGCCGTTGATCGTGCGCACCCGCGGGCACCGTCTGGAAGGCATCTGGCACTCCGGATCGCCGATGGGCATGATCATCCATGCGTTGCGGGGCGTGCATGTGCTGGTACCGCGCAACATGACCAAAGCCGCCGGATTCTACAATACGCTATTGGAGGCCGATGAGCCTGCCGTGGTGGTAGAGTGTCTGAACGGCTACCGACTGAAAGAAAAATTACCCGCCAATCCGGGGGAATACCGCACGCCGATCGGGGTGGTGGAAACCATCCGGAACGGTCGCGATATCACCATCGTTTCGTATGGTTCGACCCTTCGCATCATCAGTGAAGCCGCCGAGCGTCTGGCGCAGTACGGCATCGAGTGCGAGATCATCGACGTGCAGTCGCTACTGCCGTTTGACCGGGCGCATGATATCGTGAAAAGTGTACAAACTACGAACCGCCTGCTGGTTGTGGACGAGGATGTGCCGGGTGGTGCGTCTGCCTTTATCCTGCAACAGGTGTTGGAAGAACAGGATGCGTGGCGTTACCTCGACAGTCGTCCGGAGACCCTGACGGCCCAGGCACACCGTCCGGCGTATGGCACGGATGGGGATTATTTCTCGAAACCGTCGCCGGAAGATGTCTTCGAGAAAGTCTATTCGATTATGGAAGAGAGTTTCCCCGGACGTTTTCCTTCCCTCTACTAAGAGCGGGAAATCAAAAAGAAACGCCAAAAAGCACCTAACAAAATGTTATAAGCCGGATCCTGTAAAAAGGGACCCGGCTTTTGTGGTTATTTTAGGGGCACCCAAAACCTGACAGCCATGTGGAAAAACGGACTTTTGTGCCTCTTTATCTGCCTGCTCGTTTCGTGTAAGGCGCGCCATGCGGCACCACGTAGCGTGGTAAAACCCCTTTCTGAAGTCGATGCGTCGCAGAAAAACCGGGCGTATGACGTGGGCCTGCGGGTGCTGTCGGCCTGCAACAGTTCACGGTTCCAGCCGTTCCGTTCGGACGAGGCGACCGACCAACTCCGCCAAAACCTCACCGCCGAGCGCCTGACCCGCACCTGCCAGAAATATCGGGCGAAATATGGTACCTTTAAGGGCTTGCGATTGGTCGAGGTGATCGAATACCCGAAAAGTGGCCTGCTGGTCTACCGGTATAAGGCCTCGTACCAAAAGAACCAAACCATAAAAGAACTACGCGTGACGATGGACGGTACGCGCGCCACCGCCCTCGAAACCCGCAACTGGACAGACGACTTTACACCCTGATATGACGCGACTTTACCTAACCTTCCTCCTCACCTGCTTTTTGGGCAGCCATGCACAAGAAGTCGTAACGTTTAAAGACAAAAGCCTTCCGGCGACACCTGAATGGAGTTTCATCTGTGAAACCTATGTGTTGGGTGGGCAATGCGATGTGCGTGTGGCGCGCACCGAAACCGGCGGGTTGCTCCGGCTGTCGCTTCCGGTGGCTACCGCGGAGCACTACATCGGTGGCACCGTATATATTTATCTCACCGACAACACCGTCATCACCTGCACCGACAAAGGTTTGCGGGAGGCGGGCGACAAACGGGCGGTCTCGTGGTATGTGTTTACCGCTAAGGAAATGGAACGCCTTAAAAAAGCCGATATCCAGTTTCTTCGGTTTGTCATCCGCGGAAGCCAGCGGCCGTTTACGGGCCAAACCGGTTTCTTTACGGCCGAGAACCGGAAGTCGTATTTCGGGACGTTTGGTGACAAAGCGCCGAACCGATTTGCTACGGGTGAGGCGGTAAAAACCCTATATTCGACTCCATGAACGAAAACGAACTCCTGATTCACCGTTTTTACGACGCTTTCGCAAAAGGCGATGCTGAAACGATGGCGCAATGCTACCACGCGGAGGCCCGCTTTTCGGATCCGGCGTTTGGTACGCTCGAAGCCGACGAAGTGCGCGATATGTGGCGGATGCTGTTGGCCAATGCCAA
This genomic interval from Flavobacterium sp. HJ-32-4 contains the following:
- a CDS encoding thiamine pyrophosphate-dependent enzyme is translated as MTEATASATLSFEDFKLEVLSDYRIAVTSRECSLLGRREVLTGKAKFGIFGDGKEVPQLAMAKAFQNGDFRSGYYRDQTFMMAIGALSIQQFFAGLYGHSDLDHDPMSAGRQMGGHFATHSLDENGQWKNLVQQKNSSADISPTAGQMPRLLGLAQASKVYRSVAGLEQHTAFSNNGNEVAWGTIGNASTSEGLFFETINAAGVLQVPMVMSVWDDDYGISVHARHQTTKESISEILKGFQRDEKGNGYELFTVKGWDYASLVDTYQKASQIAREEHVPVLIHVTQLTQPQGHSTSGSHERYKSKDRLSWESDFDCIRQMRLWMIATNIASPEELDAMEETVRKEVLEGKKAAWTAYLEPIKSDVASLRAVLEGYASYPDVQEALKELTSIKEPLRRDALATARKLLPLLAADGQHQPLADWITDYKTQHQKRYSSHLFSESPNSTLSVAEVPATYTQEEEADGRVVIRDNFDAILAKHPDVLIFGEDAGNIGDVNQGLEGMQQKYGEMRVSDAGIREATILGQGIGMAMRGLRPIAEIQYLDYLLYALQIMSDDLATLQYRTKGRQKAPLIVRTRGHRLEGIWHSGSPMGMIIHALRGVHVLVPRNMTKAAGFYNTLLEADEPAVVVECLNGYRLKEKLPANPGEYRTPIGVVETIRNGRDITIVSYGSTLRIISEAAERLAQYGIECEIIDVQSLLPFDRAHDIVKSVQTTNRLLVVDEDVPGGASAFILQQVLEEQDAWRYLDSRPETLTAQAHRPAYGTDGDYFSKPSPEDVFEKVYSIMEESFPGRFPSLY